The following proteins come from a genomic window of Theileria equi strain WA chromosome 2 map unlocalized gcontig_1105316255037, whole genome shotgun sequence:
- a CDS encoding hypothetical protein (encoded by transcript BEWA_039250A) has protein sequence MADETLDLHPNKWDYNKKLKAVDTSNWNSTPYIENEYAIQPEKKPFKLAKILYNEESIEGITLNSITVTSVSVFYDPQKTKLLAFCLCSGKKYNYYANQNTTKEVTKTTFTTFSLNYKPDVTITRNFLENIYENKGLNIVSLASNCNEIARKLFRDTDIIFDLDKHLGGDGDFKKYKSDTHGETIIVYNPKPLGTRFVVVRYLTSMFTILGIKLKNKNITINGGFPAETFTEFSVCYKKEDKKYSDPLLMVLKIQSSHHTIGHIAGIYLLSKNTKSTIWDSTKVAGFEIYEKDFEEVLDNIVRYSRLQTSGLTHDLKNKLRDGTKDLILDIDKVTKQDSDTYSYNGKTVHYRRQSMEEGYFAMEHAHKFQTFTIKKVKTKDSRFTDIPSNNILVSLFKVYFNERIGEHPLLIYLLYNGKHNWLRRFYGDTKWEIVTDTTLAKGETLGSIKRLLDVSSIPKITIDLQKRGYIYKPVDNSLQFRMTMKRVQHSNYYEFKYFRAGNETFKIKNIRYGAKELKGMNLNGEWTSISAYYWGTEPLYDRLMVVQFGDRDEDCYSYGGDNEEWIQTASKFETTILELLESTNCKRKNAHIIDIASTSIYSCQGCGTGIKVHTIYFSQYHCYEHTITGEGSPSISRFKDGNLYDIGVPAFSNFRTVYVYLKKHFEKPLLINIAGYIGDGKEPPYDERWYQRGYNADGKWEKVGKKDAPKRYNEYETILKIIYGTKEGKHLNKPVEQENKLLTNQYNNSMGYNTGSDDRAIGTPGTQLRNHIVQVRENSIPSDTRVSIPALKIKNTAKHSVIAGNKTSESAVSKPTVTQNNLKDAEIKAKVTKIGEEPDASKKIEHKEVSVVEDSSQNFSKAPSEDGKTHKTPLHESSGSTSTMDRSLDPNGGDSNRHRSTGGGETNDISRNSTVRGTGGERMDIESKQNTVATNDHVSQNGSEYDLEGNKEGGTDSVSTDSGSQEHSTADEDSDQIQSNGDSHVSPNISDWFKKHAITIGSAGTLAVVVPTGITTYCCIKNRKV, from the coding sequence ATGGCTGACGAGACGCTAGACCTTCACCCAAATAAATGGGACTATAACAAGAAATTAAAAGCTGTAGACACTAGTAATTGGAATTCTACTCCATATATCGAGAATGAATACGCCATACAGCCTGAAAAGAAACCCTTCAAGTTGGCTAAGATCCTGTATAATGAAGAGTCTATCGAAGGAATAACACTAAATTCAATCACAGTAACGAGTGTATCAGTATTTTATGACCCCCAAAAAACCAAACTACTGGCCTTTTGCCTTTGCTCCGggaaaaaatataattatTATGCGAACCAAAACACTACCAAAGAAGTCACAAAAACAAcctttacaacattttCACTCAATTACAAGCCTGACGTTACTATAACCAGAAACtttttagagaatatatatGAGAATAAGGGTTTGAACATCGTATCACTGGCCAGTAATTGCAATGAAATTGCTAGAAAGCTATTTAGAGACACAGATATAATCTTTGACCTTGATAAGCATCTTGGTGGAGACggagattttaaaaagtacaaATCTGATACTCATGGAGAAACTATTATAGTGTATAATCCAAAGCCATTGGGTACTAGGTTTGTGGTTGTTAGGTATTTAACAAGCATGTTTACCATCCTTGGAATAAAGTTGAAAAATAAGAATATAACAATAAATGGAGGGTTTCCTGCTGAAACATTTACAGAATTTTCTGTTTGTTATAAAAAGGAGGACAAGAAGTATAGTGATCCCCTTCTCATGGTTTTGAAAATACAGTCCTCACATCACACTATTGGACATATCGCAGGAATATACCTTTTGTCAAAGAATACTAAAAGCACAATCTGGGATAGTACAAAAGTCGCTGGTTTTGAAATTTATGAGAAAGACTTTGAAGAGGTTCTTGATAATATAGTGAGATACTCGAGACTTCAAACCTCGGGATTAACACACGATCTCAAGAATAAACTGCGGGATGGTACAAAAGATCTTATACTTGACATAGATAAGGTTACTAAACAGGATTCTGATACCTACAGTTACAATGGTAAGACAGTTCACTACCGAAGGCAAAGTATGGAAGAAGGTTATTTTGCGATGGAACATGCTCACAAATTTCAGACCTTTACCATAAAGAAAGTAAAGACAAAAGATAGCAGATTTACGGATATTCCTTCCAATAACATTTTGGTTTCTCTATTCAAAGTATACTTTAATGAGAGGATAGGTGAACATCCACTTCTGATATATCTTCTGTATAACGGAAAACATAACTGGTTGAGGAGATTTTATGGAGACACTAAGTGGGAAATTGTCACTGATACCACTCTGGCTAAGGGGGAAACTTTGGGATCTATTAAGCGGCTTCTCGATGTATCATCTATCCCAAAGATTACAATAGATTTACAGAAAAGGGGGTATATCTATAAACCAGTCGATAATTCTTTACAATTTCGAATGACCATGAAAAGAGTTCAACATTCTAATTACTATGAGTTTAAATATTTCAGGGCTGGTAATGAAACTTTCAAAATCAAGAATATTCGATATGGAGCCAAAGAACTTAAAGGAATGAACTTGAATGGCGAATGGACGAGTATTTCGGCATATTACTGGGGAACTGAACCTTTATATGATAGACTTATGGTTGTTCAATTCGGAGATAGAGACGAAGATTGTTATTCATATGGTGGTGACAATGAAGAGTGGATACAAACTGCCAGTAAATTTGAAACTACTATTCTTGAGCTCCTTGAGAGTACAAATTGCAAGAGAAAGAATGCTCATATAATAGACATAGCCTCTACAAGCATTTATAGCTGTCAAGGGTGTGGAACAGGAATAAAGGTGCATACTATTTATTTTAGTCAATATCACTGTTATGAGCACACTATTACTGGTGAAGGTTCACCTTCAATTTCCAGATTCAAAGATGGCAATTTATATGACATTGGAGTGCCTGCATTTAGTAATTTTAGGACCGTCTATGTCTATCTAAAAAAACACTTCGAAAAACCCCTTCTTATTAACATTGCAGGATATATtggagatggtaaagaGCCACCGTATGATGAAAGATGGTACCAAAGAGGTTACAATGCCGATGGAAAATGGGAAAAGGTAGGAAAAAAAGATGCTCCCAAACGTTACAATGAGTACGAgacaattttaaagattatTTATGGAACTAAAGAGGGAAAACATCTAAATAAACCAGTTGAGCAGGAAAATAAATTGTTAACCAATCAGTATAATAATAGCATGGGTTATAATACAGGTTCAGATGACAGAGCTATCGGAACACCAGGAACTCAATTAAGGAATCATATTGTACAAGTTCGTGAAAACTCGATTCCATCTGATACTCGGGTTTCCATTCCAGCTTTAaagattaaaaatacaGCAAAACACAGTGTTATAGCTGGCAATAAAACCTCTGAATCTGCTGTTTCAAAACCAACAGTTACGCAAAATAATCTTAAAGATGCAGAAATCAAAGCTAAAGTCACTAAAATTGGTGAGGAACCTGACGCTTCCAAGAAAATAGAGCACAAAGAAGTATCTGTTGTGGAAGATTCATCTCAAAATTTTTCTAAAGCCCCAAGTGAGGATGGTAAAACCCATAAAACTCCTTTACATGAAAGTTCCGGTAGCACTTCCACTATGGATCGATCATTGGATCCCAATGGTGGTGACAGTAATAGACATAGATCAACTGGAGGAGGGGAAACTAATGATATAAGCCGAAACAGCACAGTTAGAGGGACTGGTGGTGAGAGGATGGATATAGAATCAAAACAAAATACTGTTGCTACAAATGATCATGTATCTCAAAATGGTTCTGAATATGACTTAGAAGGAAATAAAGAAGGTGGAACGGACAGTGTTTCTACTGATTCTGGTAGCCAGGAACATTCAACTGCTGATGAAGATTCAGATCAAATACAATCTAATGGTGATTCACATGTTTCTCCTAATATCTCTGACTGGTTTAAAAAACATGCTATAACTATTGGGTCTGCTGGTACATTAGCTGTTGTAGTTCCTACTGGGATAACCACTTATTGTtgcattaaaaatagaaaGGTCTAA
- a CDS encoding mitochondrial import inner membrane translocase subunit, putative (encoded by transcript BEWA_039260A), with the protein MSQAAGFGSDLNHLTASQRSAVLERLNQIQYQDTMDTYNGLVERCFNECVTGFRSKDLDKKETQCVESCVKLFFEFSQRVGMRFGEKQAKL; encoded by the coding sequence ATGTCGCAAGCCGCTGGATTCGGATCAGATCTCAACCATCTAACGGCCTCCCAGAGGTCTGCAGTGCTGGAAAGACTCAACCAGATCCAATACCAGGACACGATGGACACCTACAATGGGCTGGTGGAGCGCTGCTTTAACGAATGCGTTACCGGGTTTAGGTCAAAGGATTTGGATAAGAAGGAAACGCAGTGCGTAGAGTCTTGCGTCAAGCTCTTTTTCGAGTTTTCGCAGCGAGTAGGAATGAGGTTTGGAGAGAAGCAAGCAAAGCTTTGA
- a CDS encoding signal peptide containing protein (encoded by transcript BEWA_039270A) has product MAQTVPVSLLVISLTVLLFDHAVARPIRMLDLDVSMRHAGKIVTLSSKRIPGGIYYTIWSKYKDHYTIGSVHDAGEMLVERDANATSRQVITELREDGTKYVVVSTTKNTQCAKGKTVKTKIIEEFIKRPTYFRYVKIFRVPLDVDLLTQESNHYINVELVVDWGKYKRGVANGTAPMDRPENLETLPMKFTVQEDMQDDAVIGRVTFGDYVIDDETEGLIERSVVWKKGIEDPRITVISKYAYGVEKIVNYKLGNEGFNVYTSEEKSIDLSRA; this is encoded by the exons ATGGCTCAGACAGTTCCAGTCTCGTTGCTTGTCATTTCACTTACTGTTCTACTGTTTGACCACGCAGTTGCAAGACCAATAAGAATGCTGGATTTAGATGTATCTATGCGTCATGCGGGCAAAATTGTGACCTTGTCATCTAAACGCATTCCTGGCGGGATTTACTATACCATATGGTCGAAATACAAAGATCACTATACCATTGGATCCGTGCATGATGCAG GTGAGATGCTCGTCGAGAGGGATGCGAATGCAACAAGTAGACAAGTTATTACGGAACTCAGGGAAGACGGAACAAAGTATGTAGTTGTTTCAACAACGAAAAATACGCAATGTGCCAAGGGGAAAACAGTTAAAACCAAAATTATTGAGGAGTTTATAAAGAGACCCACTTATTTCCGCTATGTCAAAATCTTTAGAGTTCCCCTCGATGTAGATCTACTGACCCAGGAGAGCAACCACTACATTAACGTCGAACTCGTAGTAGATTGGGGAAAGTACAAAAGGGGTGTGGCCAATGGAACGGCTCCTATGGATAGACCagaaaatttggaaacCCTGCCCATGAAATTTACTGTTCAGGAAGACATGCAAGACGACGCCGTCATTGGCAGAGTAACTTTTGGTGACTACGTCATAGACGATGAAACAGAGGGGCTAATTGAGAGAAGTGTGGTATGGAAAAAAGGAATAGAGGATCCTAGGATAACAGTCATCTCAAAATACGCCTACGGGGTAGAGAAGATAGTAAACTACAAGCTTGGCAATGAAGGATTTAACGTTTACACTTCCGAAGAAAAATCTATTGATCTTTCTAGGGCATGA
- a CDS encoding hypothetical protein (encoded by transcript BEWA_039240A), with protein MSRETIKDITVDIKYKCPDGERGSLQGECKCVGYFIASLSNLYTPPGDPHYKECHHKGNIRNVITLKYGGQELKNTDGYELVKNKTITEICTYYSYKYDDGPHIIKKPLLLRIRNNGGTYWYGNLGNDNLTWKEIDHGEKTFYPDGIKNDDVLKKELDRLTCQLHKLHFVDIFNTDNHTPNYHCPVCKEYKVTVSSEAITDFSGYTKYKHEYEIKPDSVRYKDVVLKLKDEGDNDDSYGPIPLSEDIKNLSVYYWNMDLQRTKPLLMEAYTVVIFGNSLIPLGNDGNVSYNDNTKWSMMKSEDGDYLLELPQDKLKEKLQEQKCKLFNPVTIDVSQNEPKYTNEYCIKEGCTNDGCPRTIEVTNYNDPQYEDLRSCGYTAKKHTYRGNKPFTITSFINGSSEGNSSEKLTLWNVQEVVVFLPPCPKPDDKAAETPLILRISSGNGYAYRWSSNYCTKSGKFDLEEGKPESKVPRVVENLIKVSETAKQPGPELHPKEEGGELKQDLDEEEPEVVTSALVASGPGKLEDGVGEIPGTGPEDIQLPPSVEPVPTSGTPASDQGGARVDTVELLKEVGKDIGHVLGESVVAGLAGAVDVTALLAKELKEALWHIPAPVVAEAAGLVGKVLKIAAPPEPVTQSAPVPTSPGPIVGFRGTSLKSMGGSIPLPGQQGEYGPLLSLTTATLPVKGSGDPLSLPGAEGGSRDTIVPEVIGGYGLGPGPIGGSTPVTSLSISGVAGPPDSKPTSAFSPPSLEEFPALKQAKATEAQAAAMKVPDSTLGTPGPGSPQDFPGSPGGGGGQLPPATTTEALERKAPAPSLPADPAQAASQESDPPPDPESPQPLVGILTTGSALAGYAFSGTLAGAGATFFGGWKLYNRYKGDPWLCVIVSDIFIKQFKRDTWRKRLLYLFAKAKDPNWIVLFFVLRGSFQNAPSPLKISVMLQFTELKSAGYWLSSEYLTRIIMAITTVAGGQIFESYGYHTCFALTGCFYLASLAILLPCLIIFPDL; from the exons atgtCAAGAGAGACAATAAAAGACATAACAGTAGACATAAAGTACAAATGTCCAGATGGAGAAAGAGGAAGTCTACAAGGGGAATGTAAGTGTGTCGGATACTTTATTGCTTCTCTATCAAATTTATACACTCCCCCTGGGGATCCGCATTACAAAGAATGTCATCACAAGGGTAATATACGAAATGTCATTACTCTGAAATATGGTGGACAAGAGCTTAAAAATACAGATGGATATGAACTTGTAAAAAACAAGACGATCACTGAGATATGTACCTACTACAGTTATAAGTATGACGATGGCCCACACATAATAAAGAAACCCCTTCTACTTCGAATCAGGAACAATGGAGGAACCTACTGGTATGGAAATCTGGGTAATGATAACCTGACGTGGAAGGAGATCGATCATGGGGAGAAAACGTTTTATCCAGATGGCATCAAAAATGACGATGTGCTTAAGAAAGAACTTGACAGGCTCACCTGCCAACTCCACAAACTTCACTTCGTCGATATTTTTAACACTGATAATCATACCCCTAATTACCATTGTCCTGTCTGTAAAGAATACAAGGTCACAGTTAGTTCTGAGGCGATAACTGATTTTTCCggatatacaaaatataagCATGAATACGAAATTAAGCCAGACTCCGTTAGGTACAAAGACGTTGTTCTCAAATTGAAAGATGAAGGAGATAATGATGACAGCTATGGCCCGATTCCACTTAGCGAAGACATTAAAAATCTCTCcgtctactactggaatatGGATCTGCAACGAACCAAGCCTCTTTTAATGGAGGCATATACCGTAGTGATCTTCGGAAACAGCCTGATACCTCTAggtaatgatggaaatgtAAGTTATAACGACAATACAAAGTGGAGCATGATGAAATCTGAAGATGGTGATTATTTGCTAGAACTACCTCAAGATAAACTTAAGGAAAAGCTTCAAGAACAAAAATGCAAACTTTTTAATCCTGTTACAATAGATGTTTCTCAGAATGAGCCTAAATATACTAATGAGTACTGTATAAAGGAAGGATGTACTAATGACGGATGTCCTAGGACCATAGAAGTTACCAACTACAATGATCCTCAATATGAAGACCTCAGATCGTGTGGGTATACCGCTAAGAAGCACACCTATAGAGGAAATAAGCCCTTTACCATAACTAGTTTCATTAATGGTTCTTCAGAAGGTAACAGTTCGGAGAAACTTACACTATGGAATGTTCAAGAGGTAGTAGTTTTCTTGCCCCCTTGTCCTAAACCTGATGACAAAGCTGCCGAAACTCCTCTTATACTCCGTATTAGTAGTGGGAATGGATATGCCTATAGGTGGTCTAGTAACTATTGCACAAAGAGTGGTAAGTTTGATTTGGAGGAGGGTAAACCAGAAAGTAAGGTTCCAAGGGTAGTTGAAAATCTTATTAAAGTTAGTGAGACCGCTAAACAACCAGGACCAGAACTACATCCTAAAGAAGAGGGTGGAGAACTAAAACAAGACcttgatgaagaagaaccAGAAGTTGTTACTTCTGCTCTTGTTGCTAGTGGTCCTGGTAAACTTGAAGATGGAGTTGGTGAAATACCAGGTACTGGTCCAGAAGATATTCAACTGCCTCCTTCTGTCGAACCAGTTCCTACTTCTGGTACTCCTGCTAGTGATCAAGGTGGAGCTAGAGTAGACACTGTAGAACTATTGAAAGAGGTCGGAAAGGATATAGGTCATGTGCTAGGTGAATCCGTTGTAGCTGGATTGGCTGGTGCTGTAGATGTTACTGCTTTGCTGGCTAAGGAGTTAAAGGAGGCTCTTTGGCATATACCTGCTCCCGTTGTTGCTGAAGCTGCTGGTCTTGTTGGCAAGGTTCTTAAAATTGCTGCTCCTCCTGAACCTGTTACTCAATCTGCTCCTGTTCCTACTTCCCCTGGTCCTATAGTTGGTTTTAGGGGTACTTCTCTCAAATCTATGGGTGGTTCTATTCCTCTCCCCGGACAACAAGGCGAATACGGCCCACTCTTATCTCTTACTACTGCTACTCTTCCAGTAAAGGGTAGTGGTGATCCTTTATCCTTACCCGGAGCAGAGGGTGGCTCTAGGGACACTATTGTTCCTGAGGTTATAGGTGGTTATGGACTAGGTCCTGGACCTATAGGTGGTTCTACTCCTGTTACTAGTCTGTCAATTAGTGGTGTTGCTGGCCCTCCCGACAGTAAGCCTACTTCTGCCTTCTCTCCTCCTTCTCTTGAAGAATTTCCTGCTCTTAAACAAGCTAAAGCTACTGAAGCTCAAGCTGCTGCTATGAAAGTCCCAGACTCTACTCTTGGAACTCCTGGTCCTGGCTCTCCTCAAGACTTTCCTGGTAGTCCTGGTGGAGGTGGAGGACAACTCCCTCCTGctactactactgaagCTCTTGAACGAAAAGCTCCTGCTCCTAGTCTACCTGCTGATCCTGCTCAAGCTGCTTCTCAAGAATCTGATCCACCTCCTGATCCTGAATCTCCTCAACCTCTTGTTGGTATTCTTACTACTGGCTCCGCATTAGCTGGATACGCCTTCTCAggtactcttgccggagctggcGCAaccttttttggaggatggaaactttataatcgctataaaggagacccttgg CTTTGTGTAATAGTATCGGATATATTTATTAAGCAATTTAAACGGGATACTTGGCGCAAACG CCTTCTTTATCTATTCGCAAAGGCCAAGGATCCGAACTGGATAGTCTTATTTTTCGTCCTGAG GGGATCATTTCAAAATGCGCCATCACCGCTAAAGATTTCAGTAATGCTCCAGTTTACAGAGCTAAAATCTGCAGGGTATTGGCTTTCGTCGGAATATCTCACACGCATAATCATGGCCATCACTACCGTTGCAGGAGGACAAATTTTTGAAAGCTACGGTTATCACACCTGCTTCGCTCTCACTGGGTGCTTCTACCTGGCTTCGTTGGCAATTTTATTACCGTGTTTGATAATTTTCCCGGACCTTTAA
- a CDS encoding conserved hypothetical protein (encoded by transcript BEWA_039280A) gives MYVATCARVHMRIFSGIQTFSTTKGIHRVQRKHESAIVNPKNEESDGKRLVKRVSQLAKSGQTDIQIWRECTTNLIELIDELDIKDISSVLHSYGYMKYRHKKLLELVASKIGENVKTVSTNNVAKILKAYSILKFRSDFLFRLLVPQISMYLQTMSAANAASIFYSYAHLGYYNKNFYAAFQSCFSRLISNLSPYDLTLVLCGYCKVRKGMDEKFLTILACQFCKLIDSYDNKSFSLSVNALSRINFCNHQHVKKLVESEVYTRTSLKTTFSSQSLALILNALSKHTPRPSSLFNHLSRIVVKRIKECDIHSLCLISASFSKVALADAKMFDKIAEAVGRISLQIYPRAIASILYSYGRVKHLHGALVYYFAKHVELYAEEYTCDEIGMILRSLCLLNVRNEEVLTSVAKRIVEGTPDFVPTLFVDSCAHLRSSRAYDEDVDVSINNIPVKVENDVEEQDMKAFNMLQVMDDHDDRASSIENYLGDAKIHSLLWIVQAFAKFSHTNGTVEKCLSKLSNEFVNKMENMTPTIVANFMHALSQLNFRHEECLKMLINEVKDPRRGFKFSQTELRLLYGSLPMFGFVNESVGIYKVDSLILKELKEGEKFIDVVYRVVRQEMDSDVQSLFMQLLKPPIGSVSEEKTADDYVYLHIPEHIRKYVVKQSGDSDAEEPIKTALSEHMDYNFSIN, from the coding sequence ATGTATGTAGCAACCTGTGCCAGAGTGCACATGAGGATTTTCTCAGGAATACAGACGTTTTCAACTACTAAAGGTATCCATAGAGTGCAAAGGAAACATGAGTCTGCTATTGTTAatcctaaaaatgaagaaTCAGACGGCAAGCGTCTCGTAAAGAGGGTGTCTCAGCTGGCAAAATCTGGGCAGACAGATATACAGATTTGGAGAGAGTGCACTACCAATCTAATTGAACTGATAGATGAACTTGATATAAAGGACATTTCTTCTGTCCTTCATTCGTACGGATATATGAAATATCGTCATAAAAAGCTATTGGAATTGGTGGCTTCGAAGATTGgtgaaaatgtaaaaactGTATCTACCAACAATGTTGCCAAGATTCTAAAGGCATATTCTATTCTCAAGTTTAGAAGCGACTTTTTGTTTAGACTACTGGTTCCACAGATATCTATGTACCTGCAAACAATGAGTGCCGCAAATGCTGCATCTATTTTCTATTCTTATGCTCACCTAGGCTACTATAACAAAAACTTTTATGCTGCATTCCAATCATGTTTTTCTAGACTTATTTCTAATCTGTCACCATACGATCTCACACTCGTACTTTGTGGTTACTGCAAAGTACGCAAAGGGATGGATGaaaaatttttaacaaTTCTTGCATGTCAGTTTTGCAAACTCATTGATTCCTACGATAACAAGTCATTTTCCTTGTCGGTTAATGCTCTGTCTAGGATAAACTTTTGTAATCACCAACATGTAAAGAAGCTTGTGGAAAGTGAGGTCTACACCAGGACCAGTCTAAAGACAACGTTTAGTTCCCAGTCGCTAGCCCTAATCCTCAATGCTTTATCCAAACACACCCCAAGACCTAGCTCACTATTCAACCATTTATCTCGCATTGTTGTAAAAAGGATAAAGGAGTGTGACATTCATTCCCTCTGCCTCATTTCAGCCTCCTTTAGTAAAGTGGCGTTAGCAGACGCTAAAATGTTTGACAAAATTGCAGAAGCAGTTGGAAGAATttctttgcaaatttaCCCTAGAGCAATAGCATCAATCCTGTATTCGTATGGACGAGTGAAACATTTGCATGGAGCACTAGTCTACTACTTTGCCAAACATGTGGAACTTTACGCGGAAGAATATACGTGTGACGAAATTGGCATGATTCTTAGGTCTTTGTGTTTGCTAAATGTTAGGAATGAGGAGGTCCTTACGAGCGTAGCAAAAAGGATCGTAGAAGGAACTCCAGATTTTGTTCCCACTCTTTTTGTCGATTCTTGTGCTCATCTTCGATCTAGTAGGGCATACGATGAGGATGTAGATGTTAGCATAAATAACATCCCAGTAAAAGTTGAAAATGATGTGGAAGAGCAAGATATGAAGGCCTTTAACATGTTACAAGTAATGGATGATCATGATGACAGAGCCAGTTCTATAGAAAACTATTTGGGTGATGCAAAGATTCATTCTCTATTGTGGATAGTACAGgcatttgcaaaattttcTCACACGAATGGAACGGTTGAAAAGTGTCTCTCAAAACTCTCCAATGAATTCGTAAACAAGATGGAAAACATGACCCCAACAATCGTGGCAAACTTTATGCATGCCCTCTCTCAACTGAACTTTAGACATGAAGAGtgtttaaaaatgttaATTAATGAGGTAAAGGATCCGAGACGAGGCTTTAAATTCTCACAGACTGAGCTCAGACTGCTCTATGGCAGTTTGCCAATGTTTGGGTTTGTGAATGAGAGTGTCGGAATTTACAAGGTTGATTCTCTAATATTGAAGGAGCTAAAGGAGGGAGAAAAGTTTATAGATGTCGTTTATAGAGTAGTTAGACAAGAAATGGATAGCGATGTTCAATCACTGTTCATGCAGCTTTTGAAACCTCCAATCGGTTCAGTCTCAGAGGAAAAAACTGCCGATGATTACGTCTATCTTCACATTCCAGAGCATATAAGAAAGTATGTCGTAAAGCAATCTGGGGACAGTGACGCCGAAGAACCAATAAAGACGGCCCTGTCCGAGCACATGGACTATAACTTTAGCATAAATTGA